One genomic segment of Cellulophaga sp. HaHaR_3_176 includes these proteins:
- a CDS encoding succinate dehydrogenase/fumarate reductase iron-sulfur subunit, which translates to MNLTLKIWRQKDAQSKGKMVDYKVTEISEHMSFLEMMDVLNEQLINKGEEPVAFDHDCREGICGMCSMFINGEAHGPDRGVTTCQLHMRMFKDGDTITIEPFRAKAFPVLKDLIVDRSSFDRIQHAGGYISVNTSGNTQDANSLPISKHAADEAMDAATCIGCGACVASCKNASAMLFVGAKVSQYALLPQGQVEAVDRVKNMVAQMDLEGFGNCTNTGACEVECPKGISLENIARMNRELLSANLKR; encoded by the coding sequence ATGAATTTAACACTTAAAATTTGGCGTCAAAAAGATGCTCAGTCGAAAGGTAAAATGGTCGATTATAAAGTGACTGAAATCTCAGAACATATGTCTTTCTTAGAAATGATGGATGTTTTAAATGAACAGTTAATAAACAAAGGAGAAGAGCCCGTTGCTTTTGATCATGATTGTCGTGAAGGTATTTGCGGCATGTGTTCTATGTTTATAAATGGTGAAGCTCACGGACCAGATAGAGGTGTTACTACTTGCCAATTACATATGCGTATGTTTAAGGATGGTGACACAATTACTATTGAGCCATTTAGAGCAAAAGCTTTTCCTGTATTAAAAGATTTAATAGTCGACAGAAGTTCTTTTGACCGTATACAGCATGCTGGTGGTTATATTTCTGTAAATACTTCAGGTAATACACAAGATGCAAACTCACTTCCTATCTCTAAGCACGCTGCAGATGAGGCAATGGATGCTGCTACTTGTATTGGTTGTGGTGCTTGTGTTGCAAGTTGCAAAAATGCTTCAGCAATGCTTTTTGTTGGCGCAAAAGTATCTCAATATGCATTATTACCACAAGGCCAAGTTGAGGCTGTAGATCGTGTTAAAAACATGGTTGCTCAAATGGATTTAGAAGGTTTTGGAAACTGTACAAATACGGGAGCCTGTGAGGTTGAATGTCCTAAAGGAATTTCTTTAGAAAATATTGCAAGAATGAATAGAGAATTATTAAGCGCTAATCTTAAAAGATAA
- a CDS encoding fumarate reductase/succinate dehydrogenase flavoprotein subunit, whose protein sequence is MSVLDSKVPKGPLKTKWTDYKNHIDLVNPANKRNIDVIVVGTGLAGGSAAATLAELGYNVKTFCYQDSPRRAHSIAAQGGINAAKNYQGDGDSTYRLFYDTVKGGDYRSREANVYRLAEVSANIIDQCVAQGVPFARDYGGLLDNRSFGGVLVSRTFYAKGQTGQQLLLGAYSAMNRQIARGKITPFNRHEMLDVVKVDGKARGIIARDLVSGKIERHSAHAVVIASGGYGNVYFLSTNAMGSNATAAWKIHKKGAFFANPCYTQIHPTCIPRSGDYQSKLTLMSESLRNDGRIWVPKNMEDVMAIREGKKKPTDLSEDQRDYYLERRYPAFGNLVPRDVASRAAKERCDAGYGVNATGEAVYLDFASAIQRYGVEQAKIHNITNASAAKIYDLGAAIVKAKYGNLFQMYEKIVDQDPYKTPMMIYPAVHYTMGGVWVDYNLMTTVEGLYCIGEANFSDHGANRLGASALMQGLADGYFVLPYTIGDYLSHEIRTGKIPTDSPEFDAAEKEVTDKLNFFVSNKGSHSVDYYHKKLGKIMWDKCGMSRNAEGLKEAMVEIKALREDFYKNVSVPGAANELNSELEKAGRVADFLELGELFAKDALAREESCGGHFREESVELDGEQEGEAKRNDTEFAFVSAWEYKGEPSDAILHKEELEFNEIELKQRSYK, encoded by the coding sequence ATGTCTGTATTAGACTCAAAAGTACCTAAAGGTCCATTGAAAACAAAGTGGACTGATTATAAGAACCATATTGATTTAGTAAACCCTGCCAACAAACGTAATATTGATGTTATTGTAGTTGGAACAGGTTTAGCTGGTGGTTCTGCTGCTGCAACATTAGCAGAATTAGGCTATAATGTAAAAACATTTTGCTACCAAGATTCTCCACGTAGAGCTCACTCTATTGCGGCACAAGGTGGTATTAATGCAGCAAAAAATTACCAAGGTGATGGTGATTCTACATATCGTTTATTTTACGATACTGTAAAAGGTGGTGATTACCGATCTAGAGAGGCAAACGTTTATCGTTTAGCTGAGGTTTCTGCAAACATCATTGATCAATGTGTTGCACAAGGTGTGCCTTTTGCTCGTGATTATGGTGGATTGTTAGATAACCGTTCTTTTGGTGGTGTATTAGTATCTAGAACCTTTTACGCAAAAGGACAAACAGGACAACAATTATTGTTAGGAGCTTATTCTGCAATGAATAGACAAATTGCACGTGGTAAAATTACCCCGTTCAACCGTCATGAAATGTTAGATGTAGTAAAAGTAGATGGTAAAGCTCGTGGTATTATTGCTCGTGATTTAGTTTCTGGAAAAATAGAACGTCACTCTGCACATGCTGTTGTTATTGCTTCTGGTGGTTACGGAAATGTTTATTTCTTATCAACAAATGCAATGGGATCTAACGCTACTGCAGCTTGGAAAATACACAAAAAAGGAGCATTTTTTGCCAACCCTTGCTATACTCAGATTCACCCAACGTGTATTCCACGTTCAGGGGATTATCAATCTAAATTAACATTGATGTCTGAATCTTTACGTAACGATGGTCGTATTTGGGTGCCTAAGAATATGGAAGATGTAATGGCAATTCGTGAAGGCAAGAAAAAGCCAACCGATTTATCAGAAGATCAAAGAGATTACTACTTAGAAAGAAGATACCCTGCATTTGGTAACTTAGTACCACGTGATGTTGCATCGAGAGCTGCAAAAGAACGTTGTGATGCTGGTTATGGTGTTAATGCAACTGGTGAAGCTGTTTATTTAGATTTTGCTTCTGCAATACAACGTTACGGAGTTGAGCAGGCTAAAATTCATAACATAACAAATGCTTCAGCTGCCAAAATATATGATTTAGGTGCTGCTATTGTAAAAGCAAAGTATGGTAACCTTTTTCAGATGTATGAGAAGATTGTAGATCAAGATCCATACAAAACACCAATGATGATTTACCCAGCTGTACATTACACAATGGGTGGTGTTTGGGTTGATTATAACTTAATGACTACAGTTGAAGGTCTTTACTGTATTGGTGAAGCAAATTTCTCTGATCACGGAGCAAATAGACTTGGTGCCTCTGCTTTAATGCAAGGTTTAGCTGATGGATATTTTGTTTTACCTTATACAATCGGTGATTATTTATCTCACGAAATTAGAACTGGAAAAATACCAACTGATTCTCCTGAATTTGATGCTGCTGAAAAAGAAGTAACCGATAAATTAAACTTCTTTGTTTCTAACAAAGGGTCTCACTCTGTTGATTATTACCATAAAAAATTAGGTAAAATCATGTGGGATAAATGTGGAATGTCCCGTAACGCTGAAGGTTTAAAAGAAGCTATGGTTGAAATTAAAGCTTTACGTGAAGATTTCTACAAAAACGTAAGTGTACCTGGTGCTGCAAATGAATTAAACAGTGAACTTGAAAAAGCAGGTCGTGTTGCCGATTTCTTAGAATTGGGTGAACTTTTCGCTAAAGATGCTCTTGCAAGAGAAGAATCTTGTGGTGGTCACTTTAGAGAAGAATCTGTTGAGTTAGACGGAGAACAAGAAGGAGAAGCTAAACGTAATGATACTGAATTTGCTTTTGTTTCTGCATGGGAATATAAAGGAGAACCTAGTGATGCTATTTTGCATAAAGAGGAGTTAGAATTTAACGAAATTGAATTAAAACAACGTTCATACAAATAA
- a CDS encoding succinate dehydrogenase cytochrome b subunit: MSGFFKSSIGRKYAMALSAFFLMFFLLQHFAINLLSVFSPDAFNETSHFMGTFWAVQYVLQPVLIFGVMYHFIMGFILEIKNRNARAVKYAKNNGAANSSWMSRNMIYSGLAILAFLVLHFIDFWLPEIDTKYIQGDMSGLLADGEGFRYYEELTHKFANPLRVAAYVIAFVFLSLHLMHGFSSAFQSAGVTSMRKEKLQTFGKAYAIIIPLGFIIIALYHHFNH; this comes from the coding sequence ATGAGCGGATTTTTTAAATCTTCAATTGGTAGAAAGTATGCCATGGCACTTTCTGCTTTCTTTTTAATGTTTTTTCTACTTCAACATTTTGCAATAAATCTTTTATCGGTTTTCAGTCCTGATGCGTTTAATGAAACTTCGCATTTTATGGGTACATTTTGGGCCGTTCAATATGTATTGCAGCCTGTTTTAATTTTTGGAGTAATGTATCATTTCATTATGGGCTTTATTCTTGAAATTAAAAACAGAAATGCTAGAGCAGTAAAATACGCTAAAAACAATGGAGCAGCTAACTCTAGCTGGATGAGTAGAAATATGATTTACAGTGGACTTGCTATTTTAGCATTTCTTGTACTTCATTTTATTGATTTTTGGTTGCCAGAAATTGATACAAAATATATTCAAGGCGACATGTCTGGATTATTAGCTGATGGCGAAGGATTTCGTTATTATGAAGAACTAACGCACAAATTTGCAAACCCATTACGTGTAGCTGCGTATGTAATTGCTTTTGTGTTTTTATCATTGCACCTTATGCATGGTTTTAGCTCTGCTTTTCAATCGGCAGGTGTTACTTCAATGAGAAAAGAAAAGTTACAAACTTTTGGTAAAGCATACGCTATTATTATCCCTTTAGGATTTATAATAATTGCTCTTTATCATCATTTTAACCATTAA
- a CDS encoding cupin domain-containing protein — translation MKLVHTNKLTELGVSHNSEIKKKVFLEKGDVPNIMMFGSAIFKPGQFVEEHKHDTMYEVFYIQKGKIDFIVNGETNILIAGDCITVEQGELHSQHNNYSGDVEWIYFGVATD, via the coding sequence ATGAAACTAGTACATACAAATAAATTAACAGAATTAGGAGTTTCACATAATTCTGAAATTAAAAAAAAGGTGTTTTTAGAAAAAGGAGATGTTCCAAATATAATGATGTTTGGTAGCGCTATTTTTAAACCCGGACAGTTTGTTGAAGAGCATAAACACGACACTATGTATGAGGTTTTTTACATACAAAAAGGAAAAATAGATTTTATAGTAAACGGAGAAACCAACATCCTAATTGCGGGTGATTGTATTACTGTAGAACAAGGAGAATTACATAGCCAACATAACAATTATAGTGGAGATGTAGAGTGGATTTACTTTGGAGTTGCAACAGATTAG
- a CDS encoding sialidase family protein, whose product MSKIFTTILILSTLFSFSQTSSTKPEIIINSLQKKSDLQKKSIVKNIPFENIGPTVMSGRVVDLDVNPENPTEFYVGYASGGLWYTNNNGTTFTPLLDNSDTQNVGDIAVDWKTETIWVGTGENNASRSSYSGIGILKSTDKGKTWKNVGLPDSHHIGRIVINPNNPNEVIVGVTGHLYSTNENRGIYKTTDGGKTWNKTLYINDSVGIIDVAYTPNNFKIMYAAAWEKDRKAWDFIGNGDGSGIYKSIDGGSSWMKVSTAESGFPTGKGVGRIGLAVFDENTVYAVHDNQYRREKTPDSNKKEGGLRKDNFKNMSSDELLKIKDKKLNEFLKTNGFHEKYRADNVKQLVRSGSVKPEDLAKYLEDANSMLFDTPVIGAEVYRTNNGGKTWSKQNEDYIDDLFYSYGYYFAQINVDPNDVNKIYLGGVPIIKSDDAGKTYTSINGDNVHADHHALWINPKMIGHLINGNDGGINISYDDGKNWIKSNAPPVGQFYAINVDNESPYNVYGGLQDNGVWKGPNTTKESVRWHQTGEYSWKSIMGGDGMQVEIDNRNANIVYTGYQFGNYYRINLENDKRTYIQPKHELGETPYRFNWQTPILLSTHNQDILYLGGNKLHRSLNNGDDWQTISEDLTNGGKAGNVAYGTLTTISESPLKFGLLYTGSDDGLLQVSKNGGETWSVISSKLPQHLWVSRVAASKHKKERVYATLNGYRNDDFSSYVYASDDYGETWTNIGANIPASPVNVILEDTTNENLLFVGTDNGLYISFNKGKTWEVFQNGIPNVAVHDLVIQSKEKHLLVGTHGRSIYKADIATIQQMNPEMLSKDFHAFSPKNIKHSKNWGNSWSTWGEPQTPGLDITFFTNNPEILEATVYAENTIAVSATTINAEKGFNILSYDLAFSKSGKSAYLKRVKTELLEAKNGKTYLPAGKYIIKITGDKTKETISFEIE is encoded by the coding sequence ATGAGCAAAATTTTTACCACAATACTTATTTTAAGTACGCTGTTTTCATTCTCACAAACTTCATCTACAAAACCAGAAATAATTATAAATTCACTTCAAAAAAAGAGTGATTTACAAAAAAAATCTATCGTAAAAAACATCCCATTTGAGAATATCGGACCAACAGTAATGAGTGGTCGTGTTGTAGATTTAGATGTAAACCCAGAAAACCCAACAGAATTTTATGTAGGCTACGCTTCAGGTGGTTTGTGGTATACTAACAATAACGGAACCACCTTTACTCCTTTACTAGACAATTCTGACACACAAAATGTAGGTGATATTGCTGTTGATTGGAAAACAGAAACCATTTGGGTAGGAACAGGAGAAAATAACGCATCAAGATCATCATATTCAGGAATTGGTATTTTAAAATCTACAGACAAAGGTAAAACATGGAAAAACGTAGGTTTACCAGATTCTCACCATATTGGAAGAATAGTGATTAACCCCAATAACCCAAACGAGGTTATTGTTGGAGTTACGGGTCATTTATATTCTACAAATGAAAATAGAGGGATTTACAAAACTACAGATGGCGGAAAAACGTGGAATAAAACTTTATATATAAATGATTCGGTAGGTATTATTGATGTTGCTTATACCCCTAATAATTTTAAAATTATGTATGCTGCTGCTTGGGAAAAAGATAGAAAAGCATGGGATTTTATTGGCAATGGTGATGGCTCTGGAATATACAAAAGTATTGATGGCGGTAGCTCTTGGATGAAAGTTTCTACTGCTGAAAGTGGTTTCCCGACAGGTAAGGGCGTTGGTAGAATTGGTTTAGCTGTTTTTGATGAAAACACTGTTTATGCTGTTCACGACAACCAGTATAGGCGAGAAAAAACACCAGATTCTAATAAAAAAGAAGGTGGCTTAAGAAAAGATAATTTTAAGAATATGTCTTCTGATGAACTTTTAAAGATAAAAGACAAAAAATTAAATGAGTTTTTAAAAACAAATGGTTTTCATGAAAAATATAGAGCCGACAATGTAAAACAATTGGTGCGAAGCGGATCTGTTAAACCAGAAGATTTAGCAAAGTATTTAGAAGACGCAAATTCAATGTTATTTGACACTCCTGTTATTGGAGCTGAAGTTTACCGTACTAATAATGGAGGGAAAACATGGAGTAAACAAAATGAAGATTATATCGATGACCTTTTTTATAGCTATGGCTATTATTTCGCTCAAATTAATGTTGACCCAAATGATGTTAATAAAATATATTTAGGTGGAGTACCTATTATAAAATCGGATGATGCTGGAAAAACGTATACCTCTATTAATGGAGATAACGTACACGCGGATCATCATGCATTATGGATTAACCCTAAAATGATTGGACATTTAATAAATGGTAATGACGGTGGTATTAATATTTCTTATGATGATGGAAAAAATTGGATTAAAAGCAATGCTCCTCCTGTTGGTCAGTTTTACGCTATTAATGTAGATAACGAAAGCCCGTATAATGTTTATGGAGGTTTACAAGATAATGGTGTTTGGAAAGGTCCGAATACAACAAAAGAAAGTGTTCGTTGGCATCAAACAGGTGAGTACTCTTGGAAATCAATAATGGGTGGCGATGGTATGCAAGTTGAAATTGACAATCGAAACGCTAACATTGTTTATACAGGGTATCAGTTCGGCAATTATTATAGAATTAATTTAGAAAACGATAAGCGAACATACATTCAACCAAAGCATGAATTAGGTGAAACTCCATATCGTTTTAACTGGCAAACACCTATTTTATTATCAACCCACAATCAAGATATCTTATATTTAGGAGGAAACAAATTACACCGCTCTCTTAACAATGGAGACGATTGGCAAACTATTTCTGAAGATTTAACTAATGGTGGTAAAGCAGGCAATGTTGCTTACGGAACGCTAACAACAATATCTGAATCGCCATTAAAATTTGGTTTACTATATACCGGAAGTGATGATGGATTACTACAAGTCTCAAAAAATGGAGGAGAAACTTGGTCTGTAATTTCTTCTAAATTACCTCAGCACTTATGGGTATCTAGAGTTGCGGCTTCAAAACACAAAAAAGAAAGAGTCTACGCTACTTTAAATGGCTATCGAAATGATGATTTTTCAAGTTATGTTTATGCAAGTGATGATTATGGTGAAACATGGACAAACATAGGGGCTAACATTCCTGCTTCGCCAGTAAATGTGATACTAGAGGACACAACTAATGAAAACCTATTATTTGTGGGTACAGACAACGGCTTATATATATCCTTCAATAAAGGAAAAACATGGGAAGTTTTTCAAAACGGAATTCCGAATGTTGCTGTACATGATTTAGTAATTCAATCTAAAGAAAAGCATTTACTAGTAGGTACACATGGCAGAAGTATTTATAAGGCAGATATTGCCACCATACAGCAAATGAATCCTGAAATGCTCTCGAAAGACTTTCATGCATTTTCTCCTAAAAACATAAAACATTCTAAAAATTGGGGTAACTCATGGAGCACTTGGGGCGAACCTCAAACACCAGGTTTAGATATTACTTTTTTCACAAACAATCCAGAAATTTTAGAGGCAACTGTTTATGCCGAAAACACAATAGCCGTTAGTGCAACTACTATAAATGCAGAAAAAGGTTTTAACATATTATCATATGATTTAGCATTTTCAAAATCTGGAAAATCAGCTTATTTAAAAAGAGTAAAAACAGAATTATTAGAGGCTAAAAACGGAAAGACATATTTACCAGCCGGAAAATACATTATAAAAATTACGGGTGATAAAACTAAAGAAACCATATCTTTTGAAATAGAATAG
- a CDS encoding aminopeptidase P family protein codes for MKYDIISNSLFKKNRNKFMEKMLPKSLAVFNSNDVYPIGADSTLPFEQHRDIFYLSGADQEETILVLFPDSLNKKYREVLFVRETNEHIAVWEGEKLTKEKATEVSGIETIYWLSDFDKIFFDLMTEANTVYFNTNEHYRQAVETETREDRFIQKCKLQFPAHQYAKSNPILQEIRGVKEPEEIVLMQTACNITEKGFRRLLGFVKPGVFEYEIEAELLHEFIRNRSKGFAYTPIIASGNNANVLHYLENNKECKAGDLILMDVAAEYANYSSDLSRTIPVSGKFTTRQKEVYNAVLRVKNEATKMLIPGTIWAEYHNEVGKIMTSELIGLGLLDKADVDNEDPNWPAYKKYFMHGTSHHIGLNTHDYGALKTPMKANMVFTVEPGIYIPNENMGIRLEDDVVIQEKGEPFNLMQNIPIEANEIEDLMNK; via the coding sequence ATGAAGTACGATATTATAAGTAATAGCTTGTTTAAAAAAAACAGGAATAAATTTATGGAGAAAATGCTTCCAAAAAGTTTGGCAGTTTTTAATTCAAATGATGTTTATCCTATAGGTGCAGATAGTACTTTGCCTTTTGAGCAACACAGAGATATTTTTTACCTATCAGGGGCAGATCAAGAAGAAACTATATTGGTTTTGTTTCCAGATTCTTTAAATAAAAAATACAGAGAGGTTTTATTCGTTCGTGAAACAAACGAACATATTGCAGTTTGGGAAGGTGAAAAGTTGACTAAAGAAAAAGCTACTGAGGTTTCAGGTATTGAAACTATTTATTGGCTTTCTGACTTTGATAAAATTTTCTTTGATTTAATGACGGAAGCAAATACTGTTTATTTTAACACTAACGAGCATTACCGTCAGGCAGTTGAAACGGAAACTAGAGAAGATCGATTTATTCAGAAATGTAAATTGCAATTTCCAGCGCATCAATACGCAAAGAGTAACCCTATTTTACAAGAAATTAGAGGAGTAAAAGAGCCAGAGGAAATAGTATTAATGCAAACTGCATGTAATATTACTGAAAAAGGATTTAGACGACTTTTAGGTTTTGTAAAACCAGGTGTTTTTGAGTACGAGATAGAGGCAGAGCTTTTACATGAATTTATTAGAAATAGGTCTAAAGGTTTTGCGTACACACCAATAATAGCATCAGGTAATAATGCAAATGTTTTGCATTATCTTGAAAATAATAAAGAATGTAAAGCAGGTGATTTAATATTGATGGATGTTGCAGCAGAATATGCTAACTATTCTAGTGATTTATCGCGTACCATACCTGTAAGTGGGAAATTCACAACGAGACAAAAAGAAGTTTATAATGCAGTCTTACGTGTAAAAAATGAAGCAACGAAAATGCTGATTCCTGGCACAATTTGGGCAGAATACCATAACGAAGTTGGTAAAATTATGACATCTGAGCTTATAGGTCTTGGTTTATTAGATAAAGCTGATGTTGATAATGAAGACCCTAACTGGCCAGCATACAAAAAGTATTTTATGCATGGCACAAGTCATCATATTGGTTTAAATACACATGATTATGGTGCTTTAAAAACACCGATGAAGGCAAACATGGTTTTTACTGTTGAGCCGGGTATTTATATTCCAAATGAAAATATGGGTATTCGTTTAGAAGATGATGTTGTGATTCAAGAAAAAGGAGAACCTTTTAATTTGATGCAAAATATTCCGATAGAAGCAAATGAGATAGAAGATTTAATGAATAAGTAA
- a CDS encoding amidohydrolase family protein produces MIIDVHTHINNYHEDRVVSLEECLDKLTQTMIENNVDYSLVLTSYKVNEHRPSTKQVVEAIKGRDNLGVVAGISYLNYNHRDLREIGDYLEQGLIKALKFYPGYEPFYPNDIRLKVVYEMALEYDVPVMFHSGDTYAPTGRIKYSHPIHIDDLAVDYPDLKIVICHVGNPWIKDCMEVVYKNKNVYADISGLVLGDFSTKFEKYMKKGIEEMITYAGNPKYLLYGTDWPISNMKSYLKFMKHLNIPDDKKELILWENAVDLYKIDISKLNK; encoded by the coding sequence ATGATTATAGATGTTCATACTCATATAAATAATTACCACGAAGATCGTGTAGTTTCTCTTGAAGAATGTTTAGATAAACTAACGCAGACCATGATAGAGAATAATGTAGATTATTCATTGGTTTTAACGTCGTATAAAGTAAATGAGCACCGACCGAGCACAAAGCAAGTGGTTGAGGCTATTAAAGGTAGAGACAATCTAGGTGTGGTGGCTGGTATCAGTTATTTAAACTATAATCATCGCGATTTAAGAGAAATAGGTGATTATTTAGAGCAAGGTTTAATAAAGGCTTTAAAATTTTACCCAGGTTATGAACCTTTTTATCCAAATGATATTCGTTTGAAAGTGGTTTATGAAATGGCTTTAGAATACGATGTGCCTGTAATGTTTCATTCAGGAGACACCTATGCGCCTACTGGTAGAATTAAATATTCACATCCAATACATATCGATGATTTAGCAGTTGACTACCCTGATTTGAAAATTGTTATTTGCCATGTTGGTAACCCATGGATTAAAGACTGTATGGAGGTGGTTTATAAGAACAAGAATGTTTATGCTGATATTTCAGGACTAGTTTTGGGAGATTTTTCAACTAAGTTTGAGAAGTATATGAAAAAAGGTATTGAAGAGATGATTACCTATGCTGGTAACCCTAAATACTTATTATATGGTACTGATTGGCCAATTTCAAATATGAAATCTTATTTAAAGTTCATGAAGCATCTTAATATACCAGATGATAAAAAAGAACTCATACTTTGGGAAAACGCTGTTGACCTATATAAGATTGATATCTCAAAACTGAACAAATAA
- a CDS encoding fasciclin domain-containing protein: MKISKILKSISLAVVLIISTSSFAQDMSSKKDKKMDMDTKMVGGAEMFPSKDIVSNAINSKDHTTLVAAVKAADLVATLQGDGLFTVFAPTNAAFDKLPKGTVESLLMMENKEKLQSVLTYHVLSGKFSAKDIVRAIKKGKGMAEFTTVNGAKITAMLDGKMVKLKDASGTVSTVTIADVNQSNGVIHVVDTVVLPRM; the protein is encoded by the coding sequence ATGAAAATTAGTAAAATTTTAAAATCAATAAGTTTAGCAGTAGTATTAATAATATCTACTTCATCTTTTGCACAGGACATGTCTTCTAAAAAAGATAAAAAAATGGACATGGACACTAAAATGGTGGGTGGAGCTGAAATGTTCCCTTCAAAAGATATTGTTTCTAATGCCATTAACTCAAAAGATCACACAACTTTAGTTGCTGCTGTAAAAGCTGCCGATTTAGTTGCAACATTACAAGGCGATGGTCTCTTTACTGTTTTTGCACCAACAAATGCTGCTTTCGACAAACTTCCTAAAGGAACTGTAGAAAGCTTATTAATGATGGAAAACAAAGAAAAATTACAATCAGTACTTACTTACCATGTTCTTTCTGGAAAGTTTAGTGCTAAAGATATTGTAAGGGCTATTAAAAAAGGAAAAGGTATGGCTGAATTTACTACCGTAAATGGAGCTAAAATAACGGCTATGTTAGACGGTAAAATGGTTAAATTAAAAGATGCTTCTGGCACAGTTTCTACTGTTACAATTGCAGATGTTAACCAATCGAATGGTGTTATACATGTTGTAGATACTGTTGTATTACCAAGAATGTAA
- a CDS encoding tRNA-(ms[2]io[6]A)-hydroxylase, with protein sequence MLGLKLATDPRWANLVESNIEEILTDHAWCEQKAATNAITIISLNSEHEDLVTELLALAKEELEHFQMVHEIIKQRGYTLGRERKDSYVNELFKVQMKGGSRQQALVNRLLFSAMIEARSCERFKVLSENIKDKELSDFYRELMISEAGHYTTFLSFARKYGEGIDVDKQWKELLEKEGEIIKNYGKSESIHG encoded by the coding sequence ATGCTTGGTTTAAAATTAGCAACAGACCCTCGCTGGGCCAATTTAGTAGAAAGTAATATTGAAGAAATATTAACAGACCATGCTTGGTGTGAGCAAAAAGCAGCCACAAATGCAATTACTATTATTTCTTTAAACTCTGAACATGAAGACTTAGTTACTGAATTGTTGGCGTTGGCTAAGGAAGAGTTAGAGCATTTTCAAATGGTTCATGAGATTATAAAACAACGTGGATATACGTTGGGTAGAGAGCGTAAAGATAGTTATGTGAATGAACTTTTTAAGGTGCAAATGAAGGGTGGGAGCAGGCAACAAGCTCTTGTAAATAGATTATTGTTTTCTGCAATGATAGAGGCTCGTAGTTGTGAGCGTTTTAAAGTGCTTTCAGAAAATATAAAAGATAAGGAGTTGTCTGACTTTTACAGAGAGTTGATGATCAGCGAAGCAGGCCATTACACTACATTTTTAAGTTTTGCCCGTAAATACGGTGAAGGCATCGATGTGGATAAACAATGGAAAGAACTTTTAGAAAAAGAAGGTGAAATTATTAAAAACTACGGGAAGTCAGAATCTATTCATGGTTAA